The Corythoichthys intestinalis isolate RoL2023-P3 chromosome 1, ASM3026506v1, whole genome shotgun sequence genome has a segment encoding these proteins:
- the LOC130921197 gene encoding protein regulator of cytokinesis 1-like isoform X2 has protein sequence MRRSEVLAAESVSCLNKALCHLKDIWEEIGIPEDQRLQRTNVVKNHIKGLLDMMIKEEESLRNRVMSSIQDSKNKLEKLCLDLQIPIHQDEVGLTMLQQENSLRTQVEGLLTEKTSRMQQLKALREQDQELCDILCSIPFCISPDSVPSKDQLNSFEQHIANQNAEKANRYAEFMGLKKQIILCMNDLDHFPETSFEKDVVCEQEDLFCLSSENITSLKLLLCKLEQDKAENEAACEALREKIQQLWDRLQVPQEEREVFNEHMVMSKKSNLKALQAGIDHLEELKLKNMCHVTDAIRSEIAVFWEKCFFSTEQRQAFSPYFSQDFTEELLSLHDAEIQRLKQHYENHKELFDGVQQWEQNWRLFLELDKKATDPSRFANRGGNLLKEEKQRAELHKNLPKLEKKLKGQIDAWESEQGSEFMVNGQKFLQYVAEQWQAYQSEKDREKLQRHLKKSKQTEEDMLYGTAQTPKRRLLGSNTPNKSKWMNASSSVSMATSNSTIRSAYSGIICRSPVPRSPMRRPPLSAKKGSAQKIGGGKPPHPKVNTCNKENETRLKGTPLSARFVHGLQTQDPPAHPELHHH, from the exons ATGAGGAGAAG TGAAGTACTCGCAGCTGAGTCTGTGTCATGCCTCAACAAAGCTCTTTGCCACCTAAAGGACATTTGGGAGGAGATCGGAATACCAGAGGATCAGAGACTACAAAGAACTAATGTTGTGAAGAACCACATAAAG GGCTTACTAGATATGATGATCAAAGAAGAGGAATCCCTGAGGAATAGAGTTATGAGCAGTATTCAGGACAGCAAAAATAAGCTGGAGAAGCTCTGTCTTGACCTTCAGATTCCTATTCATCAG GACGAGGTAGGTCTTACCATGCTCCAGCAAGAGAATAGCCTCCGCACACAAGTTGAGGGTCTCTTAACTGAGAAGACAAGTCGCATGCAGCAGCTGAAGGCTCTGCGGGAGCAGGACCAGGAGCTGTGTGACATCCTATGCTCCATTCCATTCTGCATCTCCCCAGATTCTGTTCCCTCAAAAGACCAACTGAATAGCTTTGAGCAACATATAGCTAACCAGAATGCTGAGAAG GCAAACCGCTATGCTGAATTCATGGGCCTGAAAAAGCAGATCATCTTGTGCATGAACGACCTGGATCACTTTCCAGAGACCAGCTTTGAGAAGGACGTTGTCTGTGAGCAAGAAGACCTTTTCTGCCTCTCTTCAGAGAATATTACTTCACTCAAACTGCTTCTTTGTAAG CTAGAGCAAGACAAGGCAGAGAACGAGGCAGCGTGTGAGGCCCTTCGAGAGAAGATCCAGCAGCTGTGGGACAGACTGCAGGTTCCGCAGGAAGAAAGAGAGGTCTTCAATGAACACATGGTCATGTCGAAGAAGAGTAACCTTAAGGCG TTGCAAGCAGGGATCGATCATCTGGAGGAACTAAAACTGAAGAATATGTGCCATGTCACAGATGCCATCCGCTCTGAGATTGCTGTGTTTTGGGAAAAGTGCTTCTTCAGCACTGAGCAGCGGCAGGCGTTTTCCCCATATTTTAGTC AGGATTTCACAGAGGAGCTACTAAGTTTGCATGATGCAGAGATTCAGCGTTTGAAGCAGCATTATgagaatcacaaagagctttttgatgGGGTTCAACAGTGGGAACAAAACTGGAGACTCTTCCTTGAGTTAGAC aaaAAAGCAACAGATCCATCAAGGTTTGCAAATAGAGGAGGAAATCTTCTCAAAGAGGAGAAGCAACGGGCTGAACTGCACAAAAACCTGCCAAAG CTGGAAAAGaaactaaaaggtcagattgatGCATGGGAAAGTGAGCAAGGAAGTGAGTTTATGGTTAATGGCCAGAAGTTTCTTCAGTATGTGGCAGAACAGTGGCAAGCGTATCAATCCGAGAAAGaccgagaaaaactacaaagg CATCTGAAGAAGAGCAAGCAGACTGAAGAGGACATGCTATACGGAACAGCACAAACTCCCAAGCGCAGATTGCTGGGAAGCAataccccaaataaatcaaaatggaTG AATGCCTCCTCAAGTGTTTCTATGGCCACATCTAACAGCACAATCCGGTCTGCCTACAGTGGGATTATCTGTCGTTCTCCGGTGCCACGCTCACCAATGCGACGGCCACCTCTTTCTGCAAAGAAG